Genomic segment of Verrucomicrobiales bacterium:
TGTCATTGTCCACAACGAGTGCTTCGCGGACACGGATTCGCAAGAGTACGTGAAGAAGATCACCGCGGCACATCGCGCTGGCAAATCAGCGATGGTAATTCATTGCGCGATGCATACCTATCGTGCAGCCAAGTTTGATGATTGGCGGGAATTCTTGGGTGTAACCAGCCGGCGCCATGATCACCAGAGCCGGTATCCGGTTCGAGTTGTGGCTCCGGAGCATCCGATCATGAAAGGATTTCCGACCAACTGGGTGACGCCGATGGATGAGCTCTACATCATCGAGAAGCTGTGGCCGGGGGCGAAAGCGCTCGCCGTGTCCACCAGTGAGAAGAGTCAACAGGAGCAACCGGTGATCTGGGTGAATCAGTATGGAAAAGCGCGGGTTTTCGGGACGACCTACGGACATTCCGACGATACTTTCCGCGATCCGGTCTTCATCGATTTGCTGGCGCGCGGCTTGGTCTGGTCAGCGGGGAAGCTGAAGTAGCTGATTTTTTGTAATAAGCAGGCTCGGATGGCGTAGTATACGGTGGAAGGAGCCGAACGTTCCTTCCTCGGGCCGGTAGGCGGCGAACACATGAACACACGCACTCCTATCGGGATCGAACACCGTCTATCCGTGTGGATAGATAGCGCGGGTCTTGGCAAATTCTCTGTGTGTGCGCCAACACCCGCGTTTTTTATTTTCCTGGGGAACGGGAGTATTCACCACGGATTTCACTGATTCCACGGATCCGATCAGAACTATCCAGGCCCCTCTTCCCATCCGTGTTATCCGCGCAATCCGTGGTTCATCAGCTGCCGGATCCAGGTTCGTTTGCCTAGACGCCGTGCGGCTTGCCGCAGCCGCAACCGGTTGCGGCTGTCGATGTCGCCTGCGCTGCGGGATCGTAGTTCAGATAGGGTCCCAGCCAGCGCTCCACCTCTTGGAGGGTTAGATTTTTGCGCAGGTGATAGTCCAGGATCTGATCCTTACCAAGCTTACCCACGGCAAAATACTTGGATTGCGGATGACCGAAGTACAGTCCGCTCACACTGCTACCCGGCCACATGGCATAGCTTTCGGTTAGCTTGATACCGGCGTTCTCCTCAACCTTGAGCAGGTTCCACAAGGTGCCCTTCTCCGTGTGATCAGGGCACGCAGGGTATCCGGCGGCGGGCCGGATGCCACGGTACGCCTCCTCGATGAGCTGCTCGGTGGAGAAGGTCTCCGCACGACCATAGGACCAATCCCGTCGGGCTCGCTGGTGCAAGAACTCGGCAAAAGCTTCCGCCAGCCGATCGGCCAACGCCTCCGCCATGATGACATTGTAGTCGTCGTGATCTTTGCGGAACGCTTCGATCAGCTCCTTGAGTCCTCCGCCCGTGGTCACGGCGAAGGCTCCGATATAATCGGGAAGGGGGGCGGAGTTGGATGGGGTTGCGTCGCGCGGAGCGATGAAATCAGCGAGGCAGAAGTAGGGCTGTCCGGGGGCTTTCTCCACTTGCTGGCGGAGGAAATGGAAGCGCGCCTTCACCTCTCGTCGGGACTCATCGGTGTAGAGCTCCACGTCATCACCCACGCGGTTCGCGGGGAAGAACCCGTAGACTCCCGTGGCGGTGATCAAGTTCTGACGGATCATCCGGTCGAGCAAGGCCAGTGCGTCGTGGTGCAGCTTCCGAGCTTGTTCGCCGTATTTCTCGTGTTGGAGAATCGCCGGGTATCGGCCGCGCAATTCCCAGGTGTGGAAGAAGGGGGACCAATCGATGTAGGAAGCCAGCTCCTTGAGCTGGATCGATTCTGCTGACCCTTGGGCGGCTGAGGGGGCGCTCGTGAGCTTACGGATCCCGATGAACTCAGGTTGCGAGAGACTGTCGTAGCTCAGCTGCGGCGCTTGTTTGCGAGCTTCTTCCAAGCTGACCAATTTGGCGCTAGTGCCGGCATGCTGAGCCCGGACTCGGTCATACTCTTCTTTAAGTTGGCTTACGAAGGCGGGCTTCTGGCTCCCGCTGATCAGCTGGCTGACCACGGGCACGGCGCGGCTGGCGTCCAGGACGTGAACGACCGGCTGTTGATAGTTCTGGGCGATCTTCACCGCGGTGTGCGCTTTGCTGGTAGTCGCGCCTCCGATCAGCAGCGGAATGCGGAAGCCTTGGCGTTCCATCTCGCGTGCGACATGAACCATCTCATCCAGGGAAGGCGTAATGAGCCCGCTGAGGCCGATGATGTCGACCTTCTCCTGACGGGCGGTCTCGAGGATTTTTTCGCAAGGCACCATCACCCCGAGATCGATCACCTCGTAGTTGTTGCAGCCGAGCACCACCCCGACAATGTTTTTGCCGATGTCGTGAACGTCGCCTTTGACGGTCGCCATCAGGACCTTGCCTTGCGCCTGCACGGTCTGGCCCGCGGCGAGTGCCGCGGCCTTCTCCGCTTCCATGAACGGGAACAAGTAGGCGACCGCCTTCTTCATGACTCGGGCGGACTTCACCACCTGGGGTAGGAACATCTTTCCAGCGCCGAAGAGATCCCCGACGACGTTCATCCCGGCCATCAGGGGGCCTTCGATAACCAACAAAGGACGGCCGTACTTTTGGCGCGCTTCTTCCGTGTCGGCATCGATGAAGTCCACGATGCCTTTGACCAGAGCATGGCTGAGCCGATCCTCGACTGGTCCCTTGCGCCACTCGGCATCGACTTTCTCAGGTCCTTCCTTGGAGCCCTGCTTTTTCAGAGCTTCTCCCAAGGTGACGAGGCGTTCGGTGGCGTCGGGACGGCGGTTGAGCAGCACATCTTCCACCCGTTCCAACAGATCCTTGGGCACTTCCTGGTACACCTCGAGCATGCCGGCATTGACGATGCCCATGTCGAGGCCGGCTTTGATGGCGTGGTAGAGGAAGGCGCTGTGCATCGCTTCGCGCACGGCGTTGTTTCCGCGGAAGCTGAAGGAGATGTTGGAAACGCCGCCGCTGACTTTGGCGAGCGGCAGGTTCGCTTTGATCCAACGGGTCGCTTCGATGAAGTCGACCGCGTAATTGTTATGCTCATCGATGCCCGTTCCCACGGTCAGGATGTTCGGATCGAAAATGATGTCCTGAGGCGGGAAGCCCACCTTTTGGGTGAGCAGGTTGTAGCAGCGCTGGCAGATTTCAATCCGGCGTTGGTAGGAGTCGGCCTGACCTCGTTCGTCGAAGGCCATGACGATGACCGCGGCCCCGTAGCGTCGGACTAGCCGGGCTTGCTCCAGAAACTTGTCTTCCCCTTCTTTGAGGGAAATGGAGTTTACGATGCCCTTGCCTTGAACGCATTTGAGGCCGGCTTCGATGACGCTCCATTTGGACGAATCGATCATGATCGGGACCTTGGCGATCTCCGGTTCGGTCATGATGTAGTTCAGGTAGCGGGTCATGGCTGCTTGGCCGTCCAGCATTCCCTCGTCCATGTTGACGTCGATGATCTGTGCCCCGTTCTCCACCTGCTGGCGCGCCACGGCGACCGCTTCCTCGTATTGGCCACCGAGGATCAGCTTGGAGAACTTTGGCGAGCCGGTGACATTGGTTCGTTCACCGATGTTGATGAAATTGGTTTCGGGCGTGAGGGTCAGCGCGTCGTTGCCGCTCAGCCGCAGGTACGGCTTGGCTTGGGGGACAACACGAGACGCAATGCCCTTCACAGCGGCAGCGATGGCGGCGATGTGGGGTGGAGTGGTGCCGCAGCAGCCGCCGACGATGTTAAAGACCCCGTTTTGGGCCCATTCCTGCAGCTGCGGAGCCAAGCTTTCGGGCGTCTCTGGAAAACCGGTGGGCAGCAAAGGATTCGGGAGCCCAGCGTTCGGATACACGCTGACGTAGAGCGGAGCGAGCTGGGAGAGTTCCTCGATCAGCGGGCGCAGCTCCTTCGGTCCGAGCGCGCAGTTCATTCCCACGCTGAGCAAGGGCACGTGGGAGATCGAGTTCCAGAAGGCCTCAACCGTTTGCCCGGTCACTCCGCGCGTGCCACCCTTCTGAATGAAGGTGACGGAAGCCATGAGCGGAATGACTTCTTTCCCTTCGGGCACGGCGCTCCCATAGGGCAGGGGAACCAAGCCGCGTTCGTCGAGGATTTGCTGGATGGCGAAGAACGCCGCTTTGGCGTTCAGGGTGTCGAAAATGGTTTCAACCAGCAGGATGTCGACTCCACCGTCCAAGAGCGCACGGACCTGTTCACCATAAGCCTGAACCAGGGTATCAAACGTCGTTCCGCGGGAGGAGGCGTCATTAACATCGGTCGAGATCGACGAGGTTTTCGTGGTCGGTCCGATGGCACCCGCGACAAAGCAGGTGCGGCCGGGTTGCTTGGCCATGACCGCATCCGCCGCACGACGCGCGCACTCAGCACCGGAACGCGACAGCTCATAGGACAGGGATTCCATCCCATAGTCCGCTAGGGAGATGAACTGTCCGTTGAAGGTGTTGGTCTCGACGATGTCCGCGCCGGCTTCGAAATAGCGGCGGTGAATTTCTTCGATGACATCCGGACGCGTGATGTTCAGCAGCTCGTTGTTGCCCTTGAGGTCCTTGCCCTTCCAATCTTTGAACCGCTCGCCCCGGAATGCGGCCTCGTCCAGGCTGTATTGCTGGATGACGGTCCCCATGGCACCGTCGATGATGACGATACGTTCCCGAAGCAGACGTTCCAGCTCTGCTGCACGATTCTTTGGCTTGCTCATGTCGAGTCCTGACTGCGTTCCCTAGATTGATCGGCATCGGCCCGGCTAGGTGAATCGCTGTGCCCGACCGATTCACTCGTGCCTCAGCCCTACGGATGCCTCTTCTGAAGAATGCCTAATAGCAATTCTTTGTCAAATCAACTAATCTTGATTTGAGGATATGTATGTCTATTTAAAGCGAAGGAGTCGCTCGCCCGCGGCCCGCAGGGTTTCCTCACGCTTGGCGAAATGGAAGCGGATGTAGCGGTGTTCGGGCTCGCGGAAGAAGCTGGATCCGGGAACGCCAGCGACACCGACTTCGCGGATAAACCATTCAGCCGCATCGGTATCCCGCGCGTGGCCCAGGCTGGAGATATCGACCATCACGTAGTAGGCCCCTTGGGGTTCGGTGAAGGGGAGTTTGGTCTGGCGGAGGTAACTGAGGAAGACCTCGCGTTTGTGGGCGTAGAGATCGCGGAGTCCGGTGTAATAGCTGTCCGGCAGTTCCAAACCGGCCACGGCTGCCTCCTGCAGGGGCGCAGCGGCACCCACGGTCAGGAAGTCGTGGACCTTGCGGGCTTGGGCGATGACTTCGGGCGAAGCTTGCACATAGCCGAGCCGCCATCCGGTGATGGAATACGTTTTGGAAAGCGAGTTGCAGGTAATGGTTCTCTCGGCCGCTCCGGGGAGCGCTGAAAAGTAGACGTGTTCGTGGGGAGGAAAGACAATGTGCTCGTAGGGTTCGTCGGTGATGACGAAGGTATCGTGTTTTTCGGCCAGAGCTAAAATCTGGAGCAGCTCGGCTCGAGTAAAGACTTTCCCGGTTGGATTGGACGGATTGCAAATGACGATGGCTTTGGGCTTCTGCGCGAACGCGGCCTCCAGTTCTCGGGGATCGAAGGCGAAGTCTGGGGCGCGAAGCGGGACGTAGATCGGTTGTGCGCCGGACAGGATCGCATCAGCCGCGTAGTTCTCATAAAAGGGAGAGAACACGATGACTTTGTCGCCTGGATTGCAGGCGGTCATCATGGCCACCATCATGGCTTCAGTGCTCCCGCAGGTGACCACGAGGTGGGTGTCGGGATCCACCGGGACTCCGCTAAAGCGGGTGATTTTTCGCGCTAGGGCTTCGCGAAAGCGAGGAGCGCCCCAGGTAACCGCGTATTGGTGATGCGGCCCGCGGGTGGCTCGTTCCAGGGCAGCGAGCACCTCTTCCGGAGGATCGAAGTCGGGAAATCCTTGGGAAAGGTTGATGGCGCCGTAACGGTTGGAGAGCCGCGTCATTCCTCGAATGACTGATTCCGTGAACACATTGAGACGCGAGGCGGTGGAGGGCATGGTCTGAAGCGAAAGCGATGAGGGAACCCAGCCTGTCTTGTTTACCTGGCACGGCCGGATATGCGGCCGTGCCGGAAGAGTTGAGGCGGCTGGTGCAGGTCGACCAGCCGGCTGTGCTGAAAGGACGCCAACGCCTTAGGCGAAGTCGTAGATCAGTGCGCGCGCGCAGTTCTTTTTGAACACTTTCTCCACAAATTCCACGTGGAGGGGATGGACTTGGTAGTCGTCCTGACCCTTTTTGTCGGCGAACACCAGGTTCAGCGCGACCTGATAGGTTTGGTCCACAACCGGTCGGGGGCTGCCGACCATCTTTCCGATGTGGTAGTGCAGGACGCCGGGAATGGGTTTGAGATACTTATCCGCGCCGTCGAGCAGCTCTTGAACGGCGTTGGGATTCTTCGGATCGGTCCAGAAAATGACAACGTGTGAAAACATGCGGGCGAAGTTTGCTTGGACCGCGGAAAAATCTCAAATGGGAAAATGGGGGGCGGGAGTTAACCACGGATTGCTCGGATGACACGGATGGGAAGGGGAATTGGGGGTTCTGTTCGGATCCGCGGAATCAGCGAAATCCGTGGTTCAAAAAGGATTGGTTCGGGAACGGCGTGAGCAGAGAAAGGGATTTAACCACGGATTGCTCGGATGACACGGATGAGAAGAGGGATCGGGAGGCCGGAGTTCGAAAGAGTCATTTCAGACTGGAGTTCACTGGGGTGTGCGGCCCGAGACGACCCGTTTCCAAGCCAGAGTTGCGTATTTAAAATTGAGTAACAGTGCGACTTCCAAACCGGTGATGTTGAGGTAGCCTAACATTTGAGCGAGGTGCGTTTCGCTGAAGGCACTCACTACCTTGGGGTCTGTGATGACTAGATCGTCTACAATTAGGTCGGGCACAAGCTTACCTATGTAGTGGCCTCGGTAGTGGACCGGGTAGTCCTTCTGTTGGACGACTGAATGTCCTCTGTCTACCAGTTCGATGATCAGAGCGTTTTCATAGAGCTTCTCATCCAATCCTGGTTTGAGCTGGTTTAGTACAGCCATGGCCGCACCGATGATATCCTTGGTAATCTCCTCGTGCCTCACAGCATTATTCTCGCTGGCTGGCCTCGACTTTGCACGCTGAAACTTGAGCAAACATATAAGTCGCGAGCGTTCCACTCGGATCCCACTGGAAGGCGGGAACTGGGTATGCTGGGAAAGGGAGTTGACCACGGATTACTCGGATGACACGGATGAGAAGAGGGATCGGTAGTCCTGTTCGGATCCGCGGAATCAGCGAAATCCGTGGTTCAAAAATGATTGGTTCGGTGGCGGTGGGAACTGGAGGAGCAGGGAAAGGGAGTTAACCACGGATTACTCAGATGGCCCGGATGAGAAGAGGGATTGGGCGCTACTGAACACGAACACGGTAGAAACGATTCACTGTCGTAGCCCCTGTATTCGTCAGCGTCATCGGCCCGCCAGTGCCACCGTTGGTTTGGATTGCAGTCCAGTTGGCGTCAGTCAGGAAATTCTTGAATTCCAAGACATAGTTGAAACCAAGTTGCGTCGGGAGGGAAACAGTAAAGGTAGTTCCGACTTTACGCGGATTGCTTAGGGTGGGCGGGGTCAGGTTGACAAGCGAGATGCTCACGTTCGTTGAGCGGATTTCATGTGTGATTCCATTATCAGTTGTCTTCGCTGAGCTATAAACCGTGTAGTTTCCCACCTGTGAGGGGAGCGTTACCGACTTCGAGTAGATTCCATCGCCAGCGGTTTGGTCCCCGTTCATTCCATCGTCATGCAAGCCGGTGAATTCCGCGTTCACCGCTCCTAGGAGCACGATTTTCGGCGATGCGCCCGCCCACACTCCGCCATTCGAGTATCCCCTTGCCCTGAGAATGGTTGTGCTGCCACCTATGAATTGTGCTCGGTTTGTTGGATTCAGCACCACCACTTTTCGCGCATCGGAATAGGGTGAGTACCAACCGCCAAGGTCATGGAGGGTGTTGTTAGCTGCCGGAAGCGCAAAGACCACTCCTGTGGCGGGATTGCCCAGGTAAACATCATATCCGCCGTCCCCTCCGCTCCGGTCACTGGAGAAGCCTATCAGATTTGAGTCCACAGGAAACGAATCCGAATCGTTCGCGCCAGCGTGGTTCACCGCCAGCCTATGAGTCTTGGTAGATGAAGTTGAATAGCTGTAAATCTTGTCGAGTGCATCACCGGTGGATTCCCAGCGCGTGTAGAGGATGTTCTGAGCATCCCGGTAAATCGGGTAGTATTCCTGCAGACGCGCGGTTCCGATGATTTTTTCCGCGCCCGTTCCCGCTACCGTCATTCGCCAGACATCCGCATTTGCTCCCGCCTCAGACCAGTAGATCAGGTCTGCTCCATCTGGTGAGAAATTCGGCCCGGACTTTTCGTCAGCCGTGAACGTGAGTTGGATCGGGCTGCCCCCATCAGCGCCCATCATCCACACTTGGCCATTTCGTTTGAAAACGATCGTTTGTCCGTCTGGTGAGAACTTTGCATCTTCGTCGGGGACGCCGTTCGTTGTGAGCCGAGTCAGACTTTCTGTCGCCAAGTCGTAACAGTAGATTTCGAGCGAGTTTTGATTCAGTGCTCCGCCTTGAGGTATCGCCATGAAAACGATTCGCGAGCCGTCGTTAGAAATGTGCGGGTTCATCGCATTCTGAATCGGCAGTCCCTGCGTCAATCGGCGAAGCGTTCCGTTCGGCAAAGTGAATATAAAGATGTGGCCGTCATTGGCATTCATTGGCGAAGCCAAGTATCCGCTGTAGCTATGATAGGCAACGCGGCCAAGGATGGTGAGGCTTTGAAGGCTTTGAAAAGCCTGTTGCCAGCCAGCACTGTCTGTCGTGAGGGTGTTCCCGTTCAAGAGGGTGGTATCCACCCGATAGGCAAACCAATTCTGCCCTGCCACTGTCGGTGTGAAATCAAACGTGAATGTGCGGCGACCCAAGGCCGCCACCGATTGAAAGGATGTGGTGCTGTCGAATTCACCGTATGGCTCCGATTGGCTGATGTCGAAAATGAATCGCACCCGGCTGTTCAAAGCGGCGCTCGCCAAGGCATTTGTTACTGTGACAAAAGCTCGAACCTGCGTTCCGGCCGGCAATGTCTCTCCGCTTGAAATCACCCCGCCGCTGGTCACGTTGGAAACCACAACGGACGACGCATAGGGATAACGTCGCGTCACTGAGGCCGATGTGGTTTGTCCGGCCAAGACGGAAACGTCTTCGCTCGCCCAGAACTCCTCACCCCAAAATGTGCTGCTGGAATAACCTTCTAGGGTGTATGTCCCTGCCGTCACGCCGCTGAAGGTGGCCGGGTTAACCCCGTTGGTTTGCCTTAACGGCGTGTAGGAAAGGACAAAGCGAGTGCCGGTTGCGGGTGCGTTGGCACCGCCAACGTTCTTTAGTGTGGCCGTTACCGTGCCCGCTTGAAGTGGTGCGACGCAGAACCACAGCGTTAGACAAGCAAATCCGCCAATTGAGAAACGAGATCTCATCATTTGCCGTTCACGCGAGCTGCCCTCGTCCAGATCCCTATCATCCTTTGGGATCGTCAGGTGCTTCGGGGGTGGGTTCGGGCACGAGGCTCAGCTGCGCGGGCTCGGAGGGGTTGGTCGCGGCGGCCATGGGCTGCACGGCGACGACGATGCGTCGCAGGGCTTGGCCTTGCATCGTATAGCCGCTGGCGATGGTGTCGGCGATCAACGCTCCTTCGGACGGACTGGTATTGGGATCCATCAGCTGGTGCTGGTTCGGATCGAAGGGGGTGCCGGGCTCGGCCTCGTGCGCCACCAGCCCCAAACGACGAATCGCATCACGCACGGCGCGCTGAAATAGACCGAGCTGTTCCTGCAAGGCCGGTTGTCCGCTCTGAACGCCCGCGCGGTACAGTGCGTAGACGTGATCGCAGATCCGAACGAGCACCTCAATCGATTCGGTCTCCGCGCGACGGCGCTTGTCGATCTCGAGCCGTAGGTGCGTTCGCTCGGCATCGGCCGCCTTCGTAGAGAAGGCCGCGAACTCTTTGCCTTCGGCCACCATGCGCTCCCCGATTTCCTTGGCTGAGCCCACTGCCTTCTCGCAGTGCTCTTGAACCGTTTGCCACTGTCCGGTGGCCTGGCTGATCCGCTCGGCCAGCTCTTCCAAGTTCCGGAATTGGTCGCTCGCGGACTTCAGTTCGGCCGCCTCGGCCAGCCGCACGGCGGCTTTGTGCTCCATGATGAAAGGCACGCAGAACAGGATGGCACCCGCCATGACCGAAACCACCAGCAAACAGGCCTGCGGTAGAGGTAGCGGGTGAGGCGCTTCCATCACGATCACCAGCGCGACGCCCAGAAGGAGGGCGTCACCGATAAAAAAGGCAGCTTTGGCCCAAAACGGAATCCGTGAAACTGTTGGCTCATCCATAACTAGGGTATCATGCCCGGAACCTCCCCGTGAATACAAATGAAACCGAGTGTCCCCCTCAGCTCCTGGTACCCGTTCATTTTTCTCAACTCAACGCAGGCGGTGCCGATACTGGACGCAGGGAGTTGTGGCTCCGTGTGGTGGATGGGTCGTAAATAACCGCACGGGATTCCAGGCTGTCTTATGCAACTCTCGTCGTTGTAAAACTATGCAATCAATGTCATCGGCCTTATCTTCTTTGTTCAAGATCACCCTTGGTGGACTGGCGCTCCTTTCCGTCAGCTCCAATCAGGCGGCGACTGTCGTCAGCAACCTGGGCGAGGCAGGATCCGCTTCGGCCAACTTTAGCAGTACCACCTGGCTTGCTATCTCGTTTACCACGGATAACCAGAGCTACACGCTTGATTCCTTTGTGGTTCCATTGGATGCAGTCGGAGGAGGCGTCACGGTGACTCCAAGGATTTTCGCGGACTCGGGTGGTGTCCCCAGCGGGTCGAGTCTTGAGACATTCGCTTCGCAAACGTTTAGCTCAGGAGGATACAAGGCTTTTACATCGAGCGGGCTGAGCCTCTCTCCATCGACGACCTATTGGCTTACTTTGGAGGGAGGGGGTGCCATTCCGGTGTGGTTTGCAACAGCGTCAACAGCCCAAACCGGCAGTTGGCTGATCGGAGACCTAGGCCGACGCAGCAGTGACAGTGGATCTTCGTGGGGTACCACGACGGTCAATATTGGATTTGTTTCGATGGACGCCACCGTGGTGCCAGAACCTGCGCCCCTGGTTGTGCTGGCGCTTGGGGCTGCCGGATTAGCGCTGCGCCGCCTCCGGTGGCGTGGACCTTACAATTCCGACAAGCTCTAACCCTTCACAAGCGGAGTGATAGAGCGACAGGTCTGATTTCCAGCTCCAAGATACACCTTATGAAGTGAGTTTCGTTCGAACCCGCGGACACGATGCCATCAGCCGATCGGTTCAGGTTTCGTTCCGTTCCATCTGGCCGCGGGTGACGCCCAGTTGATGGCGGAGCTTGAGCTCCTGCCACAGCTGGCTGCCCGTCACCTCGCCTTGGAGCAGTCGATCATACATCTCCAGCGTTTGTAGAACCACTTGCGGCGACTCATTGAGGAATTCCAGACGGAACCGAACCACGCCGAGCTGGATCATTCGCTGCACGTATTCAGCCCCGGTCTGCGCCAGCGCATTGTAGACGGTGTTGCGACATCCCGCGTCGGCTTTGAGCGGGTGCTCCTGTCCGACGCGATCTTTGAGTCGCACGTCGTGCTTTTCACAAGGGCGGCCGCAGTCGTGGTAATCCTTCCCGCTCGACATGAAGGCACAGAAGACGCAGTGCTCCATATGGAACATGGGCATGTGCTGATGAATGGTGATCTCGAAATCGGGTGCTGACCCGCTTTCGAGTAACGCGGCCAATTGCTCGAAGTTTAAGTCGTAGCTGGCGGTGACGCGTTCCAGTCCTTGGTGGCGCAGGAAGTAATCGGCCGTCCACGAATTGGCGACGTTGAGTGAGAAATCGCCGATTTTCCGTCCTTGGGGGAAGGCGGTCAAATGGTCGTAGTTGCGGATGAGTACGCCGTCCGCTTCGCAGGAGGTGATCAGCTTCAGGATCCATTCCTCTCCTGGCTTAAAGATCCTTGGAGGCGCCACGAAGATGCCTCCGGCTGGGCTTTCGGAAAGAGTTGTCGGCCGAGACTGTCGGTAGAGTGTCACCGCTTCGCGGTATTTCTTCGGATCCTCAAATTCGCAATAGATTGTTGCGACCGAGGTGGTCAGGACGGCCTGGAGCTGGGCCAGGTTGCGGACCAGGACGATGAGCTCGGGCGTCGCGGGCGCTGCAGTGCTGCGCGTTTGCGATCTGGGGGAGTAAGCTTGCGAGTCTCGGAGCGTCCAACGCTGGGGCTGCGCTCGCAGCTGTTCGATCTGCGAGACAGCCTCTCGCCGGATACGATTGAGCTCGCTGAGCGGGAGCAATACCTCGCCTTCGAGGTGAGAGGTCAAGCCGCCGAGACACAGGCCGGTGCCGCCGAGTCGACCGATTTGCTCCCGCAGCACTTCGGTCGTGAGTGGACGGTTTTGGGCGGAGGCTAGCGGGATCGTGGAATGGACCTCGACGGTATGACCCATTTCATCTCGTAGGATCAGAGTCATGGGCTCGCCCGCTTTGCCGTGGACTTCGGCGCGAAGCTGCCGACGGAACTTCGGCGTGTCGCCGTCGTAGGTCTGGCGGACACGTCGCTCCAGTTCGGGATCGCTCGTCTTCCAAACCTTGTCGCCCACCTTCACCTTCTGAAAATCGATGTGGCCGTGTCCGAACTTGAGCTCGGTCAGGGGAGGACCCTTGCCGCCTGGCGCCGGCTTGATCTCGTAAATGCGACCGCCTTCTTCCCCCTGATCGGGAGTGCCCGCATCGAAGACGATGCCGTCGCCGAGCTTGGTGGGAGATTCGAGCTGGAGCCATACACTATCCCGCGTGACACGGCTGACGGTGCCGAGGAAGACGCCGCGCTTCTTGCCGAATCGGGCGTGAACCAGTTCCTGATTGTCGATGCCTTTGAACCACCCGGTGTAGAGCCCTCGCGAAAAGCCCATCTCGAGGTCGTATTTCCAGGCGCGGCTGGAGGTTTCGTCGGTCGCTTCCGGCTGGGCGGCAGCCAGGGCGCGGTCCAGGGCCTGACGGTAAACGCGCGTGATACTGGCCACATAATCAGGCGATTTGAGTCGGCCTTCGATTTTGAGGGAAGAGATTCCGGCCTGCACGAGTTCAGGTAGCACCTCGAGGCCGGAGAGATCCTGGGGGCTGAGCAAGTAGCGTCGGTCTCCGAGCGGCACCTGTCGGCCATCCGAAATGAGATCGTAGGGCAGTCGACAGGCTTGAGCGCACTCGCCTCGATTGGCGGATCGGCCGCCGAGAGACTCGCTGGTCAGGCACTGGCCCGAATAGGCGACGCAGAGGGCTCCGTGCACGAAGACCTCGATCGGCAAGGGATTGGCTTGATGGATCCGCTGGATTTCGGCGATGGAGCATTCCCGAGCCAGAACCACCAACTGGCATCCGAGCTTCTTGGCAAAGTCGACGCCAGCTGGGCTGGTGACGGTCATTTGCGTGCTCGCATGAATGGGGAAGTTCGGCGAGAGCTCGCGGATCAGGCGACAGATCCCGACATCTTGCACGATCGCGGCGTCCACGCCTGCCGCGATGATGGAGCGGAGGTAGTCTTCGGCGGAGGCTAGTTCGTTTTCGAAAATGAGGGTGTTGAACGTGACGTAGCCGCGGACTCCACGCCGGTGGATAAACTCCATGAGTGCGGGAAGATCCGCCTCGGTGAAGTTCTTGGCGCGCATGCGCGCGTTGAAACGGGAGAGTCCGAAGTAGATGGCGTCGGCCCCGTTTTCCACCGCTGCGCGGACGCATTCCCAATCGCCGGCGGGCGCCAAGAGTTCGGGGCGCACGGGAGCGATACCGGTCGG
This window contains:
- a CDS encoding PD40 domain-containing protein, encoding MMRSRFSIGGFACLTLWFCVAPLQAGTVTATLKNVGGANAPATGTRFVLSYTPLRQTNGVNPATFSGVTAGTYTLEGYSSSTFWGEEFWASEDVSVLAGQTTSASVTRRYPYASSVVVSNVTSGGVISSGETLPAGTQVRAFVTVTNALASAALNSRVRFIFDISQSEPYGEFDSTTSFQSVAALGRRTFTFDFTPTVAGQNWFAYRVDTTLLNGNTLTTDSAGWQQAFQSLQSLTILGRVAYHSYSGYLASPMNANDGHIFIFTLPNGTLRRLTQGLPIQNAMNPHISNDGSRIVFMAIPQGGALNQNSLEIYCYDLATESLTRLTTNGVPDEDAKFSPDGQTIVFKRNGQVWMMGADGGSPIQLTFTADEKSGPNFSPDGADLIYWSEAGANADVWRMTVAGTGAEKIIGTARLQEYYPIYRDAQNILYTRWESTGDALDKIYSYSTSSTKTHRLAVNHAGANDSDSFPVDSNLIGFSSDRSGGDGGYDVYLGNPATGVVFALPAANNTLHDLGGWYSPYSDARKVVVLNPTNRAQFIGGSTTILRARGYSNGGVWAGASPKIVLLGAVNAEFTGLHDDGMNGDQTAGDGIYSKSVTLPSQVGNYTVYSSAKTTDNGITHEIRSTNVSISLVNLTPPTLSNPRKVGTTFTVSLPTQLGFNYVLEFKNFLTDANWTAIQTNGGTGGPMTLTNTGATTVNRFYRVRVQ
- a CDS encoding GxxExxY protein produces the protein MLKFQRAKSRPASENNAVRHEEITKDIIGAAMAVLNQLKPGLDEKLYENALIIELVDRGHSVVQQKDYPVHYRGHYIGKLVPDLIVDDLVITDPKVVSAFSETHLAQMLGYLNITGLEVALLLNFKYATLAWKRVVSGRTPQ
- a CDS encoding PEP-CTERM sorting domain-containing protein (PEP-CTERM proteins occur, often in large numbers, in the proteomes of bacteria that also encode an exosortase, a predicted intramembrane cysteine proteinase. The presence of a PEP-CTERM domain at a protein's C-terminus predicts cleavage within the sorting domain, followed by covalent anchoring to some some component of the (usually Gram-negative) cell surface. Many PEP-CTERM proteins exhibit an unusual sequence composition that includes large numbers of potential glycosylation sites. Expression of one such protein has been shown restore the ability of a bacterium to form floc, a type of biofilm.), which gives rise to MSSALSSLFKITLGGLALLSVSSNQAATVVSNLGEAGSASANFSSTTWLAISFTTDNQSYTLDSFVVPLDAVGGGVTVTPRIFADSGGVPSGSSLETFASQTFSSGGYKAFTSSGLSLSPSTTYWLTLEGGGAIPVWFATASTAQTGSWLIGDLGRRSSDSGSSWGTTTVNIGFVSMDATVVPEPAPLVVLALGAAGLALRRLRWRGPYNSDKL
- the grpE gene encoding nucleotide exchange factor GrpE; amino-acid sequence: MDEPTVSRIPFWAKAAFFIGDALLLGVALVIVMEAPHPLPLPQACLLVVSVMAGAILFCVPFIMEHKAAVRLAEAAELKSASDQFRNLEELAERISQATGQWQTVQEHCEKAVGSAKEIGERMVAEGKEFAAFSTKAADAERTHLRLEIDKRRRAETESIEVLVRICDHVYALYRAGVQSGQPALQEQLGLFQRAVRDAIRRLGLVAHEAEPGTPFDPNQHQLMDPNTSPSEGALIADTIASGYTMQGQALRRIVVAVQPMAAATNPSEPAQLSLVPEPTPEAPDDPKG